The Candidatus Cloacimonadota bacterium genomic interval TGCACTCTGATTTTATAAATATTTCTCTTAATGCTGCAACAAAAGAAACTCACGAATTTATCAATCGGGGTTCCAGATGGAACATAGTTCTAAGGAATCTTCAAAGATTGAATTATGCACGAGATGATTTGAAAACAAATTTACGCATCTACGGGCATATGACTATCATAAGGCAGAACTTAATGGAAATTTCTATGTTTATTGAGAGGTTTCAGGATTTTGGTTTTG includes:
- a CDS encoding radical SAM protein, with amino-acid sequence HSDFINISLNAATKETHEFINRGSRWNIVLRNLQRLNYARDDLKTNLRIYGHMTIIRQNLMEISMFIERFQDFGFDTIEFGVDFRVPFYLKLHPKKKRIIRININEALEKCKDNSLVDTLRLQKLGIA